Genomic window (Deinococcus arcticus):
TGGGCCGCGTGCATCACGCCAGAGCCCCGGGACCTCAGTCCAGACTGAGAGGGACGCCGACCCCACCGCTTCTGTCAGCGATTCCAGGCGAGCGGACTTGTCAAGCGGCGCAAGCAGGAGAGCAAGAGCAGCGCCCCTCCGGGCGTGCAGCCGGCAAATCAGCTCTGTTCCGCCGGGGCCCGGGGCCCGCCATGAATTCCCCTGAACCCGCCTCCCACATGCGGGGCCGCCCGCCCGTGCCACGGTAGGGCGCAGGAGGCCTCCCCATGCTCAAGCCCCACAGCCCGCCCGCCCACGCCGCCGAGGACCTGCTGAGCAACCACGGCGCCCTGGAAGTGACCGCCGAGCGCCTGCAAACCCTGCTGCGCCACGCCGAGGACCACCTGCCCCCCGCGCTGCTGGACGCGCTGCACGGCGAGGGGCTGGGCCATCCGCTGCACCCCATCCTGATTCACCTGCCGCTGGGCGGCTGGCTGATCGCGGCGGCGCTGGACCACCTGCCGGCCAGAACGCCCGGGGGCAACGAGGCCGCCGCCGACCTGGCGCTGGCGCTGGGCACCGCCGGCGCAGTGGGGGCGATTGCCACTGGTTGGGCCGACTGGTCGAACACCCGGGGCGAGGCCCGGCGCACCGGCTTGATCCACGGTCTGGTCAACGAGGTCGCCTTTACCCTGAACGTGGCGTCCCTGCTGGCGCGCCGCAAGGGCAAACGTGGGCTGGGCAAGGCGCTGTCAGGGGCCGGGCTGCTGCTGGCGGGTGCGGGCGGCTTTCTGGGCGGCGAGCTGGTCTACCGCCACGGCCTGGGCGTGGGCCGGACGATGGCCCACCGCCAGGGCTAGCATGCGGCCATGACGCTGCACCCCGACCTTCAGCTGCCCACCGCCCACGAACTCGACACCCTGAGCCCGGAGGACCTGGCCGGGCGCATGAACGCCCTGTCCGGCACCCTGGGCGCGCGGCTGGGCATCAAGTTCACGCAGGTGGGCCGCGAGCGGGTGGTGGCCCGCATGCCCGTAGAAGGCAACCGCCAGCCCGCCGGGCGCCTGCACGGCGGCGCGAACCTCGCCCTAGCCGAGGAACTGGCCAGCGTGGGCTCGTGGATGAACCTGGACCCCCAGCGGCAGGTGGCGGTGGGCGTGGACCTCAGCGGCACCCATGTGCGCGGCGTCACTGGCGGGTGGGTGACCGGTGAAGGCACCCTGGCCTACCGGGGCCGCACGGTGATGGTCTGGGCCATTGAGATCAGGGATGAGCGTGGCCGCGTGACCAGCATGGCCCGCTGCACCTGCAACGTGATTGCGGTGGGGGCGTAAGGGAAGCGGGACGCCGGGAGCTTCTCCCGCGTCCCGCGCACCGCTCCCCGCCTATTTACCCAGTGCCCAGCCAAAACTGTGCGCCGCGCGCAGGCGCATGTCCTCCACGGCGTTCCAGTCGGGCAATACCCGGCGCAGGGCCTGATCGGCCACCTTGTCGGCGTTCAGGGTCACAGGGTGACTGGCGGCCCCGGCATCCAGGCAGAAGCCCTGCACCTTGGGGTCGTAGGCAATGCCGGAAAAGGGGGTCTGGCTGGCTGCGGCCAGAATTACCGCGTGCAGGCGCACGCCGACCACGAAGCCGCTGCCGGCAATGGCGTCCAGGGCCACCTGGGGGTCACGGGTGCTCAGCACCTCGTCGGCACCCAGGCTGTGGGCGGCTTCGTCGTCGTGGTCAGGCATGAAGCTCAGGGCGGTCACATGGCGGCCCCCGGCCTTCAGGCGGGCCACCACCTCGCGCAGGCGCGCCGTGGCGTCGGTCACGTCGCCGCGTGGGGCCACCACCACCCGCATGGGATCGCGGGTCACGCCGGGGGTGGGTGAAAGCAGCAGCGCGGGGTCGCCGCCCAGCTGTGCCCGCACGCCCAGCGCCGCCAGGGTGTCCACACTGCCCCGGTCACGCACAATCACGGTCACGCCGCGCAGGGCTGCCGCCACCTGCCGCCCACCCCGGGGGCTCAGGGGGCCCACGCTCTGGTTAAACACCACCACACGCTTCCGCAGCAACGTGCCCAGGCGAATGATCGCCAGGTAGTAGGCCAGGGTGCGCCCGCTCGTCTTGTCCTGCAGCAGGCCGCCGCCGCCCGAGAGCAGGACCTGTGAGCCGCGCAGCGCCCGCAGCACCGCGCCGGGCTGCATGCGCGGCTCGCTTTCGCAGCCATAGAGTTCCGCCGTTTCCGCCGGGGTGTTCGAGAGCAGCAGGGGAGTGGCGCCGTACTTGCGCAGTTCGCGCGTGATCGCCAGGGCAATGGCCTCGTCGCCGGTGTTGCCGAAGCCGTAGTAGCCACTCACCGTGACCTTCACGCCTTCACCGCCCCGGGCTTCTGGCCCCAGGTCTGCCACAGCCGCAGCGCTGTTTTCACAGCCCAGATGCCAATCAGACCGGCAATCAGGCCCGCCGCCAGCCCCAGGAAGCAGCGCTGGGCGCTGATCAGCAGCGGCGTATGAAAGTGCGAAAAGGTGTTCAGGATGCTGGCCTGCCCCACCACGCCGCCCAGAATGAGCAGGGCGCTGAAATACCCCGGCAGCACGCCACTCAGGCCCACCAGGGCCAGCGGATGCCCGGCCAGTTCCTTGAAGCGCGGGCGCACGAGGCTGTCTTGCAGGTCCTGGCGCAGCTTGGCCTCGGTGTCGCTCACGCTGGCCCCGGTGGTGTTGCCCCGGCGCAGGAACACCAGCGCGAACACCGCCAGCCCCAGGCCCATCACCACCACGTCCCCCAGCTTGATCGGGGCGTGATAGATGTCGCGCGCCGTCTGGCGCAGGTCCTGGCGCGGCAGGAAGCTCAGGGCCACCAGCACCAGGGGCAGCAGCAGGGTCAGCCCCACGCCCCGGAACGGCTCCAGGCCCAGCACGCTGTCCTTGTTGGCCCCCAGCGCCGAGACGAACAGCACCCCGGCGAGGCTCAGACCCGTGGCCAGAAACCAGTCGGTCACGCGGTGGCGGCGCAGCACCAGCCCCAGCGCCGGAAAGGTCACGGCGGCAATCAGGGCGGTGGCCGCGAAGGGGTCTAACCTGTTCAGGGCGAACGCCAGCGCGGCGGTGCCCGCCGCCGCCAGCAGCCCCAGGCGGGGCAGCGGCAGGCTCAGGCCCAGCAGCAGCAGCGCGGCCAGGGGCCCCAGCAGGCTCAGGGTCCGCAGCAGCCCGTGTTCCTCGAAGGGCGCCACTCCGGGCTGCGTCACCCGCACGCCGGACGCCCGCAGCAGTTCGGACGTGCGGATCAGCAGGGCCTCGGTCTCGCCAATGGTGGGGTAGGGGCGCAGGTACAGCAGGCGCATGGAGCGCTCGCGCGCCGCGAGGTTGTATTTGCTGGCCAGGGTCAGGGGATCCAGGCGGTTTTGCCACGACGGGCTGATGCTGAAGGTGCGCGCCGCGCCGTGGGTGGCCACCAGGGTGTCCAGAC
Coding sequences:
- a CDS encoding DUF5693 family protein; the encoded protein is MLLSLIPTVLLAAQRVSYEQSQKTAALVMDYPAVAAQARRFGLEPEALLARYQQLGVNGVGLYEDVIGNLVQRGEVILKTGADLLADVPGAPVKAQNVYLRSVVPGAAEALPARYTIPTRTVQAAGQRWVEWPTDPTFLPTGPNRALLTRLQAKGLTVVYRPYADDALREPGADWPDVPFILFNGDEVIGARTPELLAKISERLTGRVPALIEGNPQRGLDTLVATHGAARTFSISPSWQNRLDPLTLASKYNLAARERSMRLLYLRPYPTIGETEALLIRTSELLRASGVRVTQPGVAPFEEHGLLRTLSLLGPLAALLLLGLSLPLPRLGLLAAAGTAALAFALNRLDPFAATALIAAVTFPALGLVLRRHRVTDWFLATGLSLAGVLFVSALGANKDSVLGLEPFRGVGLTLLLPLVLVALSFLPRQDLRQTARDIYHAPIKLGDVVVMGLGLAVFALVFLRRGNTTGASVSDTEAKLRQDLQDSLVRPRFKELAGHPLALVGLSGVLPGYFSALLILGGVVGQASILNTFSHFHTPLLISAQRCFLGLAAGLIAGLIGIWAVKTALRLWQTWGQKPGAVKA
- the csaB gene encoding polysaccharide pyruvyl transferase CsaB — its product is MKVTVSGYYGFGNTGDEAIALAITRELRKYGATPLLLSNTPAETAELYGCESEPRMQPGAVLRALRGSQVLLSGGGGLLQDKTSGRTLAYYLAIIRLGTLLRKRVVVFNQSVGPLSPRGGRQVAAALRGVTVIVRDRGSVDTLAALGVRAQLGGDPALLLSPTPGVTRDPMRVVVAPRGDVTDATARLREVVARLKAGGRHVTALSFMPDHDDEAAHSLGADEVLSTRDPQVALDAIAGSGFVVGVRLHAVILAAASQTPFSGIAYDPKVQGFCLDAGAASHPVTLNADKVADQALRRVLPDWNAVEDMRLRAAHSFGWALGK
- a CDS encoding DUF2231 domain-containing protein; this encodes MLKPHSPPAHAAEDLLSNHGALEVTAERLQTLLRHAEDHLPPALLDALHGEGLGHPLHPILIHLPLGGWLIAAALDHLPARTPGGNEAAADLALALGTAGAVGAIATGWADWSNTRGEARRTGLIHGLVNEVAFTLNVASLLARRKGKRGLGKALSGAGLLLAGAGGFLGGELVYRHGLGVGRTMAHRQG
- a CDS encoding PaaI family thioesterase, which encodes MTLHPDLQLPTAHELDTLSPEDLAGRMNALSGTLGARLGIKFTQVGRERVVARMPVEGNRQPAGRLHGGANLALAEELASVGSWMNLDPQRQVAVGVDLSGTHVRGVTGGWVTGEGTLAYRGRTVMVWAIEIRDERGRVTSMARCTCNVIAVGA